In Oscillatoria sp. FACHB-1406, one DNA window encodes the following:
- the queC gene encoding 7-cyano-7-deazaguanine synthase QueC, with protein MSEKPKAVVLLSGGLDSATAAAIALSEGYDAIALSFDYGQRHHRELEAAKIVVQTLGIAEHFIVAIDLAQWGGSSLTDRALTLPKDGVQPGIIPSTYVPGRNTVFIAIALSLAEARGAEAIYLGINAVDYSGYPDCRPEYLEAYQNLANLSSKAGIEGKAPKLLAPLVLLTKADILRRALELGVPVELTWSCYQGGEKPCGKCDSCRIRDEAAIAIGRPDLVGNS; from the coding sequence ATGAGTGAAAAACCAAAAGCCGTTGTTTTACTATCGGGTGGCTTAGATTCTGCCACCGCCGCCGCGATCGCGTTATCGGAGGGGTACGACGCGATCGCCCTATCTTTTGACTACGGACAGCGACACCATCGCGAACTCGAAGCCGCAAAGATCGTCGTGCAAACGTTAGGGATTGCCGAACATTTTATCGTTGCGATCGACTTAGCACAATGGGGCGGTTCCTCGCTAACCGATCGCGCTTTAACCCTCCCCAAAGACGGCGTACAGCCCGGAATCATCCCTTCAACTTACGTTCCCGGGCGCAATACAGTTTTCATCGCGATCGCCCTTTCCCTCGCTGAAGCGCGCGGTGCAGAAGCCATTTATTTAGGCATCAACGCTGTCGATTATTCCGGCTACCCCGACTGTCGCCCCGAATACCTCGAAGCTTACCAAAACTTAGCGAATTTATCCTCAAAAGCCGGAATTGAAGGAAAAGCGCCAAAATTGCTTGCCCCACTCGTGCTGTTAACCAAAGCCGATATCCTGCGGCGCGCCTTAGAACTGGGCGTTCCGGTAGAACTCACTTGGTCTTGCTATCAGGGTGGTGAGAAACCTTGCGGAAAGTGCGATTCTTGCCGGATTCGCGATGAGGCTGCGATCGCGATCGGACGACCCGATCTTGTAGGTAATTCGTAA